The following are from one region of the Sphingomonas oryzagri genome:
- the hpnC gene encoding squalene synthase HpnC codes for MNATAADLASGKGHKDENFPVASKLVAPQYRAPIMAFYRFARLADDIADHETVPADQKLERLEIMRMGITGECDAEPSAVALRQVMAERKLDPVHALDLLEAFRRDVTKLRYGSWDELTDYCRFSANPVGRFVLDVHGEDRALWPANDALCTALQVINHLQDCGKDFHQLDRVYLPQDMLSAAGARTAELGEDKASPALLTVIQACAERTQHLLADAAPFARKIRDRRLGVEVAVIQRLAVSLAARLRRRDPLSERVHHGKAEALLLASGAALGRFVRP; via the coding sequence ATGAACGCGACGGCTGCGGATCTGGCCTCGGGCAAGGGCCACAAGGACGAGAATTTCCCGGTCGCCAGCAAGCTGGTGGCGCCGCAATATCGCGCGCCGATCATGGCCTTCTACCGCTTCGCGCGCCTCGCCGACGACATCGCCGATCACGAGACCGTGCCCGCCGACCAGAAGCTGGAGCGGCTGGAGATCATGCGGATGGGCATCACCGGCGAGTGCGATGCGGAGCCTTCGGCCGTCGCGCTGCGGCAGGTGATGGCCGAGCGGAAGCTCGATCCCGTCCATGCGCTCGATCTGCTGGAGGCGTTCCGCCGCGACGTCACCAAGCTGCGCTATGGCAGCTGGGACGAGCTGACCGACTATTGCCGCTTTTCGGCGAATCCGGTCGGCCGCTTCGTGCTCGACGTGCATGGCGAGGATCGCGCGCTGTGGCCCGCCAACGATGCGCTGTGCACAGCGTTGCAGGTGATCAACCACCTGCAGGATTGCGGGAAGGATTTCCACCAGCTCGATCGCGTCTATCTGCCGCAGGACATGCTGTCGGCGGCTGGCGCGCGCACTGCCGAACTGGGCGAGGACAAGGCCTCGCCGGCCCTGCTCACCGTGATCCAGGCCTGCGCCGAGCGGACCCAGCATCTGCTGGCCGACGCCGCGCCTTTCGCGCGCAAGATCAGGGATCGCAGGCTCGGCGTCGAGGTGGCGGTGATCCAGCGTCTCGCGGTCAGCCTCGCCGCTCGCCTTCGCCGCCGCGATCCGCTCAGCGAGCGTGTCCATCACGGCAAGGCCGAGGCGCTGCTGCTCGCCTCGGGCGCGGCGTTGGGAAGGTTCGTCCGCCCGTGA
- a CDS encoding glycosyltransferase gives MLIALLSLLIWVGLLAFREQFWLARDTDEAPVPDPAAWPAVTAIIPARDEAEVIGRAIASHIAQDYPGDFRIVLVDDGSSDGTAQIAQQAAQGSDRLAVIAGTPPPSGWTGKLWAMRNGVEQAGDAPDYLWFTDADIAHAPDTLRSLVARSEREKLALNSLMAELRCDSLAEKAMIPAFVLFFQMLYPFRLVNRPQAKLAAAAGGCMLVRREALARAGGLAVIADAIIDDCAMGETMKRQGPIRLSLTRRSVSLRPYGGWGEIVAMISRSAYAQLNYSPLLLAGTLIGLLLMFVAPVGLALFGSGGARLCGALAWLAMAVCTQPMLRFYRQSPLWGLAMPAIGMIYAAATFLSAWQHWNGRGGMWKGRAQARGT, from the coding sequence ATGCTGATCGCCCTGCTCTCGCTGCTGATCTGGGTGGGGCTGCTCGCCTTTCGCGAGCAGTTCTGGCTGGCGCGCGACACCGACGAGGCGCCGGTGCCCGATCCGGCCGCATGGCCTGCTGTCACCGCCATCATCCCCGCACGCGACGAGGCGGAGGTAATCGGTCGCGCCATCGCCAGCCACATCGCGCAGGATTATCCGGGCGATTTCCGCATCGTGCTGGTCGATGACGGCTCCAGCGACGGCACCGCGCAGATCGCTCAGCAGGCGGCGCAGGGATCGGATCGCCTCGCCGTGATCGCCGGCACGCCGCCGCCCTCGGGCTGGACGGGCAAGCTCTGGGCGATGCGCAACGGTGTCGAGCAGGCGGGCGATGCGCCCGACTATCTCTGGTTCACCGACGCCGACATCGCGCATGCGCCCGATACGCTGCGTTCGCTGGTGGCACGCTCCGAGCGCGAGAAACTGGCGCTCAACTCGCTGATGGCGGAGCTGCGTTGCGACAGCCTCGCCGAGAAGGCGATGATCCCGGCCTTCGTGCTGTTCTTCCAGATGCTCTACCCCTTCCGCCTCGTGAACCGCCCGCAGGCGAAGCTGGCGGCGGCGGCGGGCGGCTGCATGTTGGTCAGGCGCGAAGCGCTGGCCAGGGCGGGCGGCCTCGCCGTGATCGCCGACGCCATCATCGACGATTGCGCGATGGGCGAGACGATGAAACGGCAGGGGCCGATCCGTCTCTCGCTCACCCGCCGTTCGGTGAGCCTGCGCCCGTATGGCGGCTGGGGCGAGATCGTCGCGATGATCAGCCGCTCGGCCTATGCGCAGCTCAATTATTCGCCGCTGCTGCTGGCGGGGACGCTGATCGGCCTGCTGCTGATGTTCGTGGCGCCGGTGGGGCTGGCCCTGTTCGGCAGCGGCGGCGCGCGGCTGTGCGGGGCGCTGGCGTGGCTCGCCATGGCGGTCTGCACTCAGCCGATGCTGCGCTTCTACCGGCAATCGCCGCTCTGGGGGCTTGCCATGCCCGCCATCGGCATGATTTACGCCGCCGCGACATTTCTGTCCGCCTGGCAGCATTGGAACGGCCGCGGCGGCATGTGGAAGGGGCGGGCGCAGGCCCGAGGAACATGA
- the hpnA gene encoding hopanoid-associated sugar epimerase, whose protein sequence is MKGSILITGVSGFVGAAVAKAFAADGWQVKGLARTSSPTTNLDGFPGDIVRGDMLDRAAMARALEGCDALAHVAADYRLWAPDPEEIVRHNREGTRVVMEAALAADVKRIVYTSSVATIAPLPGGAAGEDRPLTERTAIGAYKRSKVVAERLVEQMVAERGLPATIVNPSTPIGPRDVKPTPTGRILVEAATGKIPAFVDTGLNIVHVDDVARGHVLALEKGAFGRRTILGGEDVMLKDLLVEVARRVGRKAPTISLPIAPLMPLATVSEAWARVAGREPMLTRDALKMARYRMFFSSERAKAELSYTYRPWQQAVGDALGWFRAQGMI, encoded by the coding sequence ATGAAGGGGTCCATCCTGATAACCGGCGTGTCGGGCTTCGTCGGCGCGGCCGTCGCCAAGGCCTTCGCCGCCGACGGCTGGCAGGTGAAGGGCCTCGCCCGCACCTCCAGCCCGACGACCAATCTCGACGGTTTTCCCGGCGATATCGTGCGCGGCGACATGCTCGATCGGGCGGCGATGGCGCGCGCGCTGGAGGGCTGCGACGCGCTCGCCCATGTCGCCGCCGACTACCGGCTGTGGGCGCCCGACCCCGAAGAGATCGTCCGCCACAATCGCGAAGGCACGCGCGTCGTGATGGAGGCGGCGCTGGCGGCGGATGTGAAGCGCATCGTCTACACCAGCAGCGTCGCGACGATCGCTCCGCTGCCCGGCGGGGCGGCGGGCGAGGACCGGCCGCTGACCGAGCGGACCGCGATCGGCGCCTACAAGCGCTCCAAGGTGGTAGCCGAGCGGCTGGTCGAGCAGATGGTGGCGGAGCGCGGGCTGCCCGCCACGATCGTCAATCCCTCCACCCCGATCGGCCCGCGCGACGTGAAGCCGACGCCGACCGGGCGGATTCTGGTCGAGGCGGCGACCGGCAAGATCCCCGCCTTCGTCGATACCGGCCTCAACATCGTCCATGTCGACGATGTCGCGCGCGGGCATGTGCTGGCGCTGGAAAAGGGCGCGTTCGGTCGTCGCACGATCCTCGGCGGCGAGGACGTGATGCTCAAGGATCTGCTCGTCGAGGTGGCGCGGCGGGTCGGGCGCAAGGCGCCGACGATCAGCCTGCCGATCGCGCCGCTGATGCCGCTGGCGACGGTCTCGGAGGCGTGGGCGCGCGTCGCCGGCAGGGAGCCGATGCTGACCCGCGATGCGCTGAAGATGGCGCGCTACAGGATGTTCTTCTCGTCCGAGCGGGCGAAGGCGGAGCTGAGCTACACATACCGGCCGTGGCAGCAGGCGGTGGGCGACGCGCTCGGCTGGTTTCGCGCTCAGGGCATGATCTGA
- the hpnI gene encoding bacteriohopanetetrol glucosamine biosynthesis glycosyltransferase HpnI, translated as MPAFIPDILAAIAMVGVAYNLAGAALAGRWRDTPAKRPAATPSITMLKPLYGPEPELAVKLSGFLDQDYDGPIAMVCGVSRADDPALAAVPATARTVIDPARHGSNAKVSNLINMMREVDGEIVILSDSDMSVPRDYAARIAAALEEPGVGAVTLLYSGRGETNGWSRMAAAGISWGFLPSVMVGLATGLAKPCMGSTIAMRRETLDAIGGFERFRDLLADDNAIGMAVRELGLQVVVPAPIVTHSCTETSLAALAAHELRWNATVRMLDPAGYAGSIVTYPLVWGLIAWIAGACWWVPFVALLARLALAERIDVITGRRTAPLWWLPARDLLSFGLYVGAFFTRRVDWRGAQLHMARDGRMTAEPETRYP; from the coding sequence GTGCCCGCCTTCATCCCCGATATCCTAGCGGCGATCGCGATGGTGGGTGTCGCGTACAATCTGGCGGGGGCCGCGCTGGCGGGGCGGTGGCGCGACACGCCCGCGAAGCGTCCGGCCGCGACGCCGTCGATCACGATGCTCAAGCCGCTGTATGGCCCGGAGCCGGAACTGGCCGTGAAACTCTCCGGCTTTCTCGATCAGGATTATGACGGGCCGATCGCGATGGTGTGCGGCGTCTCGCGCGCCGACGATCCCGCCCTCGCCGCCGTGCCGGCGACCGCGCGCACCGTGATCGATCCCGCCCGCCACGGATCGAACGCCAAGGTCTCCAACCTCATCAACATGATGCGCGAGGTGGACGGCGAGATCGTCATCCTCTCCGACAGCGACATGAGCGTGCCGCGCGACTACGCCGCCCGCATCGCCGCCGCGCTGGAGGAGCCGGGGGTCGGCGCCGTCACCCTGCTCTATAGCGGGCGCGGCGAGACGAACGGCTGGTCGCGCATGGCGGCGGCCGGAATCAGCTGGGGCTTCCTGCCGAGCGTGATGGTCGGGCTGGCCACCGGCCTCGCCAAACCGTGCATGGGCTCGACCATCGCGATGCGCCGCGAGACTCTCGACGCGATAGGCGGGTTCGAGCGTTTCAGGGATCTGCTCGCCGACGACAACGCCATCGGCATGGCCGTGCGCGAACTCGGCCTCCAGGTAGTCGTCCCCGCGCCGATCGTTACCCACAGCTGCACCGAGACGAGCCTCGCCGCGCTCGCCGCGCACGAACTGCGCTGGAACGCCACCGTGCGGATGCTCGATCCGGCGGGCTATGCCGGCAGCATCGTCACCTATCCGCTGGTCTGGGGCCTGATCGCCTGGATCGCAGGCGCCTGCTGGTGGGTGCCCTTCGTCGCCCTGCTCGCCCGCCTCGCGCTCGCCGAGCGGATCGACGTCATCACCGGCCGCCGCACCGCGCCGCTCTGGTGGCTGCCGGCGCGCGACCTGTTGTCTTTCGGCCTCTATGTCGGGGCCTTTTTCACCCGCCGTGTTGATTGGCGGGGCGCGCAGCTTCATATGGCGCGTGACGGCCGCATGACAGCCGAACCGGAGACTCGATACCCATGA
- the hpnJ gene encoding hopanoid biosynthesis associated radical SAM protein HpnJ: MTLKTLFMQGPSFDGFDGGAGARYQMKREVKSFWYPTWIAQPAAMIEGSRLIDAPAQDQSWDDIKHEVDDKELVILHTSTPSFNQDKRTAELVKQRNPKALVGMVGAKVMIEDEKSLKACEALDFVCREEYDFTCVELASGKPLAEIDGITWRGPDGTIVRNKDRAQIENMDVLPMVSPIYRRDLDLTKYYGGYQRHPYVSFYTGRGCKSRCTFCLWPQTIAGHRYRHRSVAAVIEEVKYVLKEMPEIKEIFFDDDTLADAHDFVVELSGEMRKLGFGTKGFDITWGCNAKANVPQPVLKAMKEGGCRVLLVGYESGNQQILHNIKKGLLTKVARQFTKDAHALGLTIHGTFILGLPGETLETIEETIRYAIELNPHTIQVSLAAPYPGTFLYNQAVENKWFDGTDHLLNDDGTQIAQLSYPHLSSAVIFDKVEEFYKRFYFRPRKIGAIVGEMVRDWDMMKRRLREGVEFFSFLRHRKEAA; encoded by the coding sequence ATGACGCTCAAGACCCTCTTCATGCAGGGCCCCTCCTTCGACGGTTTCGACGGCGGCGCCGGTGCGCGCTACCAGATGAAGCGCGAAGTGAAGAGTTTCTGGTATCCGACCTGGATCGCGCAGCCCGCCGCGATGATCGAGGGTTCGCGCCTGATCGACGCGCCCGCGCAGGACCAGAGCTGGGACGACATCAAGCATGAGGTGGACGACAAGGAACTCGTCATCCTCCACACCTCGACGCCCAGCTTCAATCAGGACAAGCGCACCGCCGAGCTTGTAAAGCAGCGCAACCCCAAGGCGCTGGTCGGCATGGTCGGCGCCAAGGTGATGATCGAGGACGAGAAGAGCCTGAAGGCGTGCGAGGCGCTCGATTTCGTCTGCCGCGAGGAATATGATTTCACCTGCGTCGAGCTGGCGTCGGGCAAGCCGCTCGCCGAGATCGACGGCATCACCTGGCGCGGCCCGGACGGCACGATCGTCCGCAACAAGGATCGCGCGCAGATCGAGAATATGGACGTGCTGCCGATGGTCTCGCCCATCTACCGGCGCGACCTCGATCTCACCAAATATTATGGCGGCTATCAGCGCCACCCCTACGTCTCGTTCTACACCGGCCGGGGCTGCAAGAGCCGCTGCACCTTCTGCCTGTGGCCGCAGACGATCGCGGGCCACCGCTATCGCCACCGCTCGGTCGCGGCGGTGATCGAGGAGGTGAAGTACGTCCTCAAGGAAATGCCCGAGATCAAGGAGATCTTCTTCGACGACGATACGCTGGCCGACGCGCACGATTTCGTCGTCGAGCTGTCGGGCGAGATGCGCAAGCTCGGCTTCGGCACCAAGGGCTTCGACATCACCTGGGGCTGCAATGCCAAGGCCAACGTGCCGCAGCCGGTGCTCAAGGCGATGAAGGAAGGCGGCTGCCGCGTGCTGCTGGTCGGCTATGAGAGCGGCAACCAGCAGATCCTGCACAACATCAAGAAGGGCTTGCTGACCAAGGTCGCGCGCCAGTTCACCAAGGATGCGCACGCGCTGGGTCTCACGATCCACGGCACCTTCATCCTCGGCCTGCCGGGCGAAACGCTGGAGACGATCGAGGAGACGATCCGCTACGCGATCGAGCTGAACCCGCACACCATCCAGGTGTCGCTGGCCGCACCTTATCCGGGCACGTTCCTCTACAACCAGGCGGTCGAGAACAAGTGGTTCGACGGCACCGACCACCTGCTGAACGACGACGGCACGCAGATCGCGCAGCTCAGCTATCCGCACCTCTCGTCGGCGGTGATCTTCGACAAGGTGGAGGAGTTCTACAAGCGCTTCTACTTCCGCCCGCGCAAGATCGGCGCGATTGTGGGCGAGATGGTGCGCGACTGGGACATGATGAAGCGTCGCCTGCGCGAAGGCGTGGAGTTCTTCAGCTTCCTGCGCCACCGCAAGGAAGCCGCCTGA
- the hpnK gene encoding hopanoid biosynthesis-associated protein HpnK, giving the protein MRNLIVTADDFGASVAVNEGIEIAHRTGILTAASLMVAGEAAEDALIRARHLPALGVGLHLVLVEGRPTLPPEQVPDLLDSSGHFRTNMALAGANMFFRPAVRRQLAAEIEAQFAAFAATGLHLDHVNAHKHFHLHPTIAGLILKIGARYGLKAARAPVEPLDLIGAIEPVKPTLAGRIAGPYANSLASRFRRAGLTVPDRVLGLAWSGHMTTPRLTALIERLPSGLTEIYTHPATEDAYPGSAPGYEYRAELAALVDPAIKDSVREQEIRLGRFADFTTDKEQNA; this is encoded by the coding sequence TTGCGCAACCTCATCGTCACCGCCGACGATTTCGGGGCCTCGGTCGCCGTCAACGAAGGCATCGAGATCGCGCATCGCACCGGCATCCTCACCGCCGCCAGCCTGATGGTGGCGGGTGAGGCGGCTGAAGATGCGCTGATCCGCGCGCGGCATCTGCCGGCGTTGGGCGTCGGCCTCCATCTGGTATTGGTAGAGGGGCGGCCGACATTGCCGCCAGAACAGGTGCCCGATCTGCTCGACAGCAGCGGCCATTTCCGTACCAACATGGCGCTGGCCGGCGCCAACATGTTCTTCCGCCCCGCCGTCCGCCGCCAACTCGCCGCCGAGATCGAGGCGCAGTTCGCCGCCTTCGCCGCGACCGGCCTGCACCTCGACCACGTCAATGCCCACAAGCATTTCCACCTGCACCCGACGATCGCCGGGCTGATCCTGAAGATCGGCGCGCGATACGGCCTGAAGGCGGCGCGCGCGCCCGTCGAGCCGCTCGACCTGATCGGCGCGATCGAGCCGGTGAAGCCCACCCTCGCCGGCCGCATCGCCGGGCCTTATGCGAATAGCCTCGCGAGCCGCTTCCGCCGCGCCGGCCTCACCGTGCCTGATCGGGTGCTGGGCCTCGCCTGGTCCGGCCACATGACCACGCCGCGCCTCACCGCACTGATCGAGCGCCTGCCGTCCGGCCTCACCGAAATCTACACCCACCCGGCAACCGAGGATGCCTATCCGGGTTCGGCGCCGGGCTACGAATATCGCGCGGAACTGGCCGCCTTAGTTGATCCGGCCATAAAGGACAGCGTCAGGGAGCAAGAGATAAGGCTCGGTCGTTTCGCAGACTTCACGACCGATAAGGAGCAGAATGCATGA
- a CDS encoding ferritin-like domain-containing protein yields MSVMEKIEAPAPGPQETVRLGSEAHLRLMCRQLLDTHDPYQPALIEWPELEEETRQRIVSLPIWDMAVQTEGRTGLFVKTFGETIKDPLLKATIDMDAFEEARHKVVLADMVKAYGIELEPEPDYIKPRDAEWAFMRSGYSECIDSFFGFGLFKIAKDTGFFPKALIDTFEPVMREEGRHILFFVNWVAWWRRTMPWWRRPFFEAKVLAVWLFLILERIDMAKGMGDNSKAQENNFTLNGSKELGVEVSFPELARICLSENDRRLAPYDKRLIRPKFVPAMMRLALRFAPKSKTA; encoded by the coding sequence ATGAGCGTGATGGAAAAGATCGAGGCGCCGGCACCCGGCCCTCAGGAAACCGTCCGGCTCGGCTCCGAAGCCCATCTGCGCCTGATGTGCCGCCAGCTGCTCGACACGCACGATCCCTATCAGCCAGCGCTGATCGAATGGCCCGAGCTGGAGGAGGAAACCCGCCAGCGCATCGTCTCGCTGCCGATCTGGGACATGGCGGTGCAGACCGAGGGGCGCACCGGCCTGTTCGTCAAGACCTTCGGCGAAACCATCAAGGATCCGCTGCTCAAGGCCACCATCGACATGGATGCCTTCGAGGAGGCGCGCCACAAGGTCGTCCTCGCCGACATGGTGAAGGCCTACGGCATCGAACTGGAGCCCGAGCCGGACTACATCAAGCCCAGGGATGCCGAATGGGCCTTCATGCGATCCGGCTATTCAGAGTGCATCGATAGCTTCTTCGGCTTCGGCTTGTTCAAGATCGCCAAGGATACCGGCTTCTTCCCCAAGGCGCTGATCGACACGTTCGAGCCGGTGATGCGCGAGGAAGGGCGGCACATCCTGTTCTTCGTCAACTGGGTCGCCTGGTGGCGCCGGACGATGCCGTGGTGGCGCCGCCCCTTTTTCGAGGCGAAGGTACTCGCCGTTTGGCTCTTCCTGATCCTCGAACGGATCGATATGGCGAAGGGCATGGGGGACAACAGCAAGGCGCAGGAGAACAACTTCACGCTCAACGGCTCGAAGGAGCTGGGCGTCGAGGTGAGCTTTCCGGAACTGGCGCGCATCTGCCTGTCCGAGAATGACCGCCGCCTCGCCCCCTATGACAAGCGACTGATCCGCCCGAAATTCGTGCCTGCCATGATGCGCCTCGCGCTCAGGTTCGCGCCCAAGAGCAAGACCGCCTGA
- a CDS encoding lysylphosphatidylglycerol synthase domain-containing protein — protein sequence MDRLRWPIALATIAGLAAAVWAMHRVGFAGLLHAIDRMGWLGFLAFCAASLVLSLILGAAWWASMPGQPLKRLPLFAWARIAREGANDLLPFSQIGGLIVGARALTRLGLPGPRTYAAMVVDLTTEMASQVAVTLFGVAAIASILIDSQRHAVGPAAWVGVGLSIAMTGAFILLQRPLLKLADGLAQKMLPNAPIGFDRLHVELGSIYANKGAVALSFLLNLAGWLYAALLASMALSLIGEPIAFWRIVALESLIFALRGAAFVIPGAIGVQEAGYALLGPLVGLGPEAAVALSLIKRARDIAIGLPALLVWQALDVRRTPQSVR from the coding sequence TTGGACCGTCTCCGCTGGCCGATCGCGCTGGCGACCATCGCCGGGCTTGCCGCCGCCGTATGGGCGATGCACCGCGTCGGTTTCGCGGGGCTGCTCCACGCGATCGACCGAATGGGGTGGCTGGGTTTCCTCGCCTTCTGCGCGGCGAGCCTCGTCCTGTCGCTGATCCTCGGCGCGGCGTGGTGGGCCTCGATGCCCGGCCAGCCGTTGAAGCGCCTGCCGCTCTTTGCGTGGGCACGGATCGCGCGCGAGGGCGCCAACGACCTGCTGCCGTTCAGCCAGATCGGCGGGCTGATCGTCGGCGCGCGCGCGCTGACCCGCCTCGGCCTGCCCGGCCCGCGCACCTATGCCGCGATGGTGGTTGACCTCACCACAGAGATGGCGAGCCAGGTCGCGGTCACCCTGTTCGGCGTGGCGGCGATCGCCTCGATCCTGATCGACAGCCAGCGCCATGCGGTCGGCCCGGCGGCGTGGGTGGGGGTCGGCCTGTCGATCGCGATGACCGGCGCGTTCATCCTGCTCCAGCGCCCGCTGCTCAAGCTCGCCGACGGGCTGGCGCAGAAGATGCTGCCCAATGCGCCGATCGGCTTCGACCGGCTGCATGTGGAGCTGGGCAGCATCTATGCCAACAAGGGCGCCGTCGCCCTCTCCTTCCTGCTCAATCTTGCCGGCTGGCTCTATGCCGCCCTGCTCGCCAGCATGGCGCTGTCGCTGATCGGGGAGCCGATCGCCTTCTGGCGGATCGTCGCGCTGGAAAGCCTGATCTTCGCGCTGAGGGGCGCGGCGTTCGTCATTCCCGGCGCGATCGGCGTGCAGGAAGCGGGCTATGCCCTGCTCGGGCCGCTGGTCGGGCTGGGGCCGGAAGCGGCGGTGGCGCTGTCGCTGATCAAGCGCGCGCGGGACATCGCGATCGGTCTGCCCGCCTTGCTGGTGTGGCAGGCATTGGACGTTCGTCGAACCCCGCAATCGGTTCGCTAA
- a CDS encoding acyl-CoA dehydrogenase C-terminal domain-containing protein: MQTYDAPLRDMRFVLHELFADDGFGGLKAHEEFTPDLLDAVLEEANKVAKDVLLPLNASGDIEGCTYENGVVRTPKGFKEAYETFREGGWASLASDPEWGGQGLPETVNKLVEEMICATNVSFSLYPGLTHGATTAIEGHATDALKQAYLPKMVSAEWSGTMCLTESHCGTDLGLLRTKAEPQADGSYKITGSKIFISAGDHDLTSNVIHLVLARLPDAPKGVKGISLFLVPKFLPKDDGTPGPSNGVSVAGIEHKMGLKASATCQINFDDSTGWIVGEANKGLAAMFTMMNTERVSVGVQGLGINEIAYQSAVAYAKERLQGRSLSGVKNPDGPADPIIVHPDVRRMLMTMRVYAEGCRALGQWCSRALDAEKHSDDPEVKVRATRFVALMTPVVKALFTDLGSEAANLCVQTYGGHGFIREHGVEQFVRDARIAQIYEGTNGVQALDLVGRKLGADMGANLRPFFHAVSNLLEDMAKADDKVLKIWTGGMQQAFGALQLSTATIAQKGLKDPEEAGAAATDYLRLMGLVGMGYTFLKAGRIATAKLAEGAGEDEGFYKAKLATAGFFFDRILPQATAIFLAIKSGKRSMMALPAEAF, translated from the coding sequence ATGCAGACCTACGACGCGCCGCTGCGCGACATGCGCTTCGTGCTCCACGAGCTGTTCGCCGACGACGGGTTCGGCGGGCTGAAGGCACATGAGGAATTCACCCCGGACCTGCTCGATGCGGTGCTGGAAGAGGCCAACAAGGTCGCCAAGGACGTGCTGCTGCCGCTGAACGCGAGCGGCGACATCGAGGGCTGCACCTACGAGAATGGCGTCGTCCGCACGCCCAAGGGCTTCAAGGAAGCGTACGAGACCTTCCGCGAGGGCGGCTGGGCGTCGCTCGCCTCCGATCCCGAATGGGGCGGGCAGGGCCTGCCGGAGACAGTGAACAAGCTGGTCGAGGAGATGATCTGCGCGACCAACGTGTCGTTCAGCCTCTATCCCGGCCTCACCCACGGCGCGACCACCGCGATCGAAGGCCATGCCACCGACGCGCTGAAGCAGGCCTATCTGCCCAAGATGGTGAGCGCCGAATGGTCCGGCACGATGTGCCTGACGGAGTCGCATTGCGGCACCGATCTCGGCCTGCTGCGTACCAAGGCCGAACCGCAGGCGGACGGCAGCTACAAGATCACCGGCTCCAAGATCTTCATCTCGGCCGGCGACCATGACCTGACGTCCAACGTCATCCACCTCGTCCTCGCCCGGCTTCCCGATGCGCCCAAGGGCGTGAAGGGCATCTCGCTGTTCCTCGTGCCCAAGTTCCTGCCCAAGGACGACGGCACGCCGGGGCCGTCCAACGGCGTCTCGGTCGCGGGGATCGAGCACAAGATGGGGCTGAAGGCTTCCGCCACCTGCCAGATCAATTTCGACGATTCGACCGGCTGGATCGTCGGTGAGGCCAACAAGGGCCTCGCTGCCATGTTCACGATGATGAACACCGAGCGCGTCTCGGTCGGCGTGCAGGGCCTCGGCATCAACGAGATCGCCTACCAGTCCGCCGTCGCCTACGCGAAGGAGCGGCTGCAGGGCCGCTCGCTCTCGGGCGTCAAGAATCCGGATGGCCCCGCCGATCCGATCATCGTCCACCCGGACGTACGCCGGATGCTGATGACGATGCGCGTCTATGCGGAAGGGTGCCGCGCGCTCGGCCAGTGGTGCTCGCGCGCGCTCGACGCCGAGAAGCATAGCGACGATCCCGAGGTGAAGGTCCGCGCGACGCGCTTCGTCGCGCTGATGACGCCGGTGGTGAAGGCGCTGTTCACGGATCTGGGATCGGAGGCCGCGAACCTCTGCGTCCAGACCTATGGCGGCCACGGCTTCATCCGCGAACATGGCGTCGAGCAGTTCGTCCGCGACGCGCGCATCGCCCAGATCTACGAGGGCACCAACGGCGTGCAGGCGCTCGATCTCGTCGGCCGCAAGCTGGGTGCGGACATGGGCGCCAACCTGCGCCCCTTCTTCCACGCCGTCTCCAACCTGCTCGAGGATATGGCGAAGGCGGACGACAAGGTGCTGAAGATCTGGACCGGCGGGATGCAGCAGGCGTTCGGTGCGCTGCAGCTTTCCACCGCGACGATCGCGCAGAAGGGCCTGAAGGATCCGGAGGAAGCGGGTGCCGCCGCGACCGATTACCTGCGCCTGATGGGGCTGGTCGGCATGGGTTACACCTTCCTCAAGGCCGGCAGGATCGCGACCGCGAAGCTGGCGGAAGGCGCCGGCGAGGATGAGGGCTTCTACAAGGCGAAGCTGGCGACGGCCGGCTTCTTCTTCGATCGCATCCTGCCGCAGGCGACCGCGATCTTCCTCGCCATCAAATCGGGCAAAAGATCGATGATGGCCTTGCCGGCCGAAGCGTTCTAA